The Microcoleus sp. bin38.metabat.b11b12b14.051 genome segment TCAAGATCAATTACCTGCGGTACTGTGTTATCCTGATGAACTCAATCAAGTTTGGACAAATTTAATTCACAATGCTTTACAAGCGATGGACAATCAAGGAAATTTAACAATTGACGCCCAGCAGCAAGATACGAGCGTGGTAGTAAAAATTACCGACAGCGGTAAAGGTATTCAACCGGATATTTTGCCAAAAATTTTCGAGCCGTTTTTTACTACGAAACCAGCAGGAGAAGGCAGCGGGTTAGGATTGGATATTGTCAGAAAAATTGTGGAAAAACATCACGGTCAAATTGATGTGGAGTCGGTGCCGGGTAAAACTGCCTTTACAGTATGTTTGCCGATTAATTTGATTTAGCTGGTAAAGTACCCCAGACTAAAGTCTAGTCGGGGGCTAAAACTTTGCAGTCTCTAGCCGCGGAATGTAAAATTTGGAAAAGGGTGTGCTGCTGATTGAGCTAGCCCTAGGAGACTAAAGGAGGAAACTAGCCATGTCTAAACCAGCAATTTTGTGTGTTGACGATGAAGTAGCGGTGTTGGAAAGTCTGGAAATTGAACTGCAACAAGCCTTTCACGGTAAATATCTTTGCGAATTTGCTGAAAGTGCTGCTGAAGCACTGGAAATTATTGAAGAGTTCTGTGAAGATGAGGTTGACATTCTAGTGATTGTTTCTGATTGGTTGATGCCCGGGATGAAAGGAGATGAGTTGCTGATTGTAATTCATAAAAAATATCCGCAAATTGTGACAGTGATGCTGACGGGTCAAGCAGACAAGGAAGCCATCAAACGGACGAAAATGCACGCTAATCTTCATGCTTTTATACAAAAGCCTTGGCAAAATAAAGAATTAATTGAAGCAATCAAGTCTGGTCTAGCAAAGTTATGAAAAAACCCGTCATTATTTGTGTCGATGATGAGCAGATTATACTCGATAGTCTGGAAATTGACTTACTAAAAGCCTTTGAAGATAAATATTTAATTGAAACTGCCCAAAGCGGCGAGGAAGCTTTAGAGTTGCTGTCTGAACTTTTAGCAGAACAGTATGAAGTTCCTTTGGTTATTTCCGATCATATTATGCCAAATATGAAAGGAGATGAACTTTTGAGAAGCGTTCATGCTATATCGCCTAAATCTCTCAAAATTATGCTGACTGGTCAGGCTGATTTAGAGGCGGTAGCCAATGCTATTAACTATGCTAAATTGTACCGATACATACCTAAGCCTTGGCAACCTGAGGATTTAAAATTAACTGTTACTGAGGCCATATACAGATATTTTCAAGACAAACAGTTAGCTGAAAAACAAATTGAGCTTCAGGAGATGAATCAGGAGTTAGCAAAATTAAGTCGCAAGCAGGCGATGCTGATTGCCAAACTTCACGAGAACGAAAGTCGGCTGACGCAATACCTGGAAGCTATGCCGTTGGGTGTGTGCGTGCTTGATGCGAATGGTCAATCTTTTTATGCAAATCAAAAGGCACGGGAGGTATTTGGGAAAGGCAATGTGCCACATATTAATTCGGAGCAGAAAGCAGCAATTTATCAATTCTATAAAGCGGGAACTAATGAGAGATGCCCTGTGGAAGAATTGCCAATTATGCAGGCGCTCCGGGGCGAAAGTGTGCGGACTGAGGGTGTAGAAATTCGGACTGGTAATAAGGTGATTCCGGTGGAGAGTTGGGCGACTCCTATTTATGATTCTCTCGGGGATATTTCCTACGGGATTATTGCTTTTACTGATATTACGGAACGCAAGCAAGCTGAAGCAGCTCTGATGCAAGCTGAGGAGAAGTATCGCCGGATATTTGAAAATGCTCTTGAAGGTATTTTTCAGACTAAACCTGACGGCACGTTAATTAGTGCTAATCCGGCTCTGGCTCAAATCTACGGCTATGATTCTCCTGAAGAATTGATGGCTAGTGTTAACGATATGGATCGGCAATTATACGTGCAACCACACCGCCGTCAAGAGTTTTTCGCGCTGATGAAAAAGTACGGTACTGTGTCTGAGTTTGAGTCGGAAGTTTACCGCCGAGATGGCAGTATTATCTGGATTTCTGAGGATGCGCGTGCTGTTTGCGATGCTAGGGGTGAGCTGCTTTACTATCAGGGTTTTGCTGAGGATATTACTTTGCGCAGACTGGTAGATGTGGAACGGCTGAAGTTTACGAATGATTTGGAAAAAGCTTTGGTTGCTGAAGAAAAGTTAAATGAAGCGCTGTTGGAAAGCGAAAATCGCTTGACTCAATTGCTGGAAGCGGTGCCTGTGGGTATATTTGTAGTAGATAGTATGGCGAAACCTTTCTACATTAATTCTTGGGCCGAGAAA includes the following:
- a CDS encoding response regulator, with translation MSKPAILCVDDEVAVLESLEIELQQAFHGKYLCEFAESAAEALEIIEEFCEDEVDILVIVSDWLMPGMKGDELLIVIHKKYPQIVTVMLTGQADKEAIKRTKMHANLHAFIQKPWQNKELIEAIKSGLAKL
- a CDS encoding PAS domain S-box protein; the protein is MKKPVIICVDDEQIILDSLEIDLLKAFEDKYLIETAQSGEEALELLSELLAEQYEVPLVISDHIMPNMKGDELLRSVHAISPKSLKIMLTGQADLEAVANAINYAKLYRYIPKPWQPEDLKLTVTEAIYRYFQDKQLAEKQIELQEMNQELAKLSRKQAMLIAKLHENESRLTQYLEAMPLGVCVLDANGQSFYANQKAREVFGKGNVPHINSEQKAAIYQFYKAGTNERCPVEELPIMQALRGESVRTEGVEIRTGNKVIPVESWATPIYDSLGDISYGIIAFTDITERKQAEAALMQAEEKYRRIFENALEGIFQTKPDGTLISANPALAQIYGYDSPEELMASVNDMDRQLYVQPHRRQEFFALMKKYGTVSEFESEVYRRDGSIIWISEDARAVCDARGELLYYQGFAEDITLRRLVDVERLKFTNDLEKALVAEEKLNEALLESENRLTQLLEAVPVGIFVVDSMAKPFYINSWAEKILGKGLVSEVVSNDLPEIYQTYYAGTNELYPGEMQPIARALRGEVVHADDAEIHRPERIVPIEVWATPIYDERKNIVYAIAAFQDITKRLELENDRRLFTNELEKALVAEEKLTDAYGRFVPHEFLHFLGYESILEVKLGDQVQKEMSVLFSDIRDFTALSETMTPAQNFQFINSYLSRMEPAITENFGFIDKYIGDAIMALFNGSADDAVKAGIAMLEQLNDYNISRTKPDRPPLQIGIGINTGSLMLGTVGGQSRMDSTVISDSVNLASRVENLTKEYGVSMLITHHTFIQLNDVYDFRLIDRVTVKGKSRMVTVYEVFAADPPELRQKKLETKTMFEQALVFYNSDRLVEATRLFSTCLQINPGDKVAQIYMQRCVKRAIAPT